The region CCCTTGAAACGGTTGCTCTATCGTCAGTGGTTCCGAGCAATTCATCGTGGCATCAAGCGTGATATAGACGATGCGCTAACCCGGCGGTTCGGCGTCACCGTACGCTCACTTCGACTGAGAGCGCCACTCGCACTTCCCGGTTCTTCAGCGCATAGAATTGCGAACATCTATGCCCTCGAGCGGGACGGAGGGCAGTGCGAAATCCAACTCGCGAGGCGCCTCAAATTTGAAGAGTTCTATGGAGCCGCAATCGAAGTTGGACGGAGCATTGGCGCACAGTGAATGTTTTGTCCAACCGCATTTTGGTTTCCTCGCGATGGGTCTTTGCATGTCGGTCGATCTGATTTGGACGGACGACGATCATGGTTGCATTTACGTTGTCTCTCCAGTGAAGCCGCCGGGTCTGGAAAATTAGAGCGTCACAGCCATCCAGATTTTCTGAACTGGTAATACAAGATGCCGCAGAGGGAAAAGATGACTGCCAGGACGACATAGTAGCCATACTGCGTGTCCAGTTCCGGCATATGCTGGAAGTTCATCCCATAGATCCCGGCGATGGCGGTGGGGACGGCGAGGATCGCGGCCCATGCTGCCAACTGTCTGGTGATCGTACCCTGACGCTGCATTTCAAGAAGATTGCTGGCCTCGAAAACGGATGTCACCACATCGCGCAGGCCTGAGACCATTCCCTCGACCCGTCTGACGTGGTCGTGGACATCGCGAAAATAAGGCCGTGCATCGTCGTCGATGCAAGGTAGCTCTAGATGGGTCATCCTGCCAATCATTTCTGACATCGGCCCCAGAACGCGCTGAAACAGGATAACCTACCGGCGCATCCGGAAAAGCCGTCTGATCTGGTCGCGTTCTAGGAAAGAGATCAACATATGCTTCTCCATTTCAAGAACCCGGTCTTCCAGTTTCTCGACCATCGGCAGATAGCCATCGACCACGAAATCGAGAATACCGTGAAGAACATAGTCTGGGCCATGCTCTAAAAGCCGCGGTGACTGTTCGAGTTGCTCCCGCAATTCCTTGTGCCCACGGGCAGACCCGTGTCTGACAGTAACCACATGGTTTGGACCCACGAAAACATAGGTCTCGCCATAGGCGATCTTGTCACCTTCGAGATGTGCAGTCTTTGCGACAACAAAAAGCCGGTCACCATAAACCTCGACTTTCGGGACCTGACCGCCCTTCAAGGCATCCTCGACGGCCAGTGGATGCAGTCCGAACATAGCCTTTAAGCTAGCCATCTCCTGTGCGGTAGGTTCCGTCAGTCCGATCCAGGCGAATGCCTTGCCGTCGGTCTCAAAGGGCTGATCGTCTAAAGGAATGTCCTCTGCTCGTTTGCCCGCACGGTAGATATATGAGGCGACAACTGTCATCGCGTTCCCTTCAAGAACAGGTTTACGGCCTGAAGCCGGATAATGTCAGGCCGATAAGGCTTCCGTTGCCTATGTTGCTGGATAGCAGAGCGAGGTTCATTCTCGTTCTCTTTACGTCAAACCAAGGCAGATTGAGAACCGGAATCGCGAAAATTCGAGACATGAAACCCGTCAATCGGATACCATTTTTTCTTCAGATGGTTATGCCCGGTGTGCTGCACAAGCACGCCATTGAAGACGCATGCTGCAGTGCACATATAAAAGCGACAGTTTTTCCAATTGAATAACCAGCGACTATCCTAGAGTTCGCAAATGCGCGCCATGTGCAGAAACTGAGAGCATGACATCAAACTCCGCCCTGCTGCTGGTCAACCCAAACTCCCGCAGAGGAAAAGATAGTCTGCCTGAAGTGCGCCGGTTGCTGGAGCGAGCTGGAATCCGTTTCACCGAGCTTCCTGCCAATTATGCGGGTACGACGTCCCAGGCGATTGAAGAGCATATAGGCTTGGTTGATCGTATTATCGTCGGTGGCGGTGATGGCAGCCTGAATGGGGCGGCGCGCGGGCTTTTAAAAGCAGGGCTTCCCTTGGGTGTTTTACCGCTTGGAACGGCGAACGATTTCGCCCGAACTATCGGTCTGCCCCTTGATCTTACCCAGGCGGTGGATGTCATCGCCAAAGGCAAGTCGACCCAGATCGACCTCGGTGAAGCGAATGGACATCCATTCTTCAATGTGGCGAGTGTCGGCTTTAGCGCCGATCTTGCGATGTCGCTGACCGAAAAGGCCAAGAAGCGTTGGGGCAAGCTGGGCTACGGCATCGTCGCGGCCCGTTTGCTCGCCAGTTCACGATTGTTCACCGCAACGCTTGAGCATGACGGCCAGACCGAAGAACTGCGAACCTTGCAGGTCGCTGTCGGCAATGGGCGCTTTTATGGTGGTGGCATGACCGTTCATTCAGATGCCACGGCGACCGATGGCATGCTGGATTTCTACAGTCTCGAGGTCGACCATTGGTGGCGGTTGTTGGCGCTTCTGCCGAGCTTGCGCAAGGGTACCCATGGCAACTGGAACGATGTCAGGTCGTTCTCGACCAAGCATCTGACCATTCGCACCAGCAAGCCACGCGCGGTCAATCTCGATGGTGAGTTGAAGACGAGCACACCGGTGACGTTTCATATCAGAGAAAAGGCGATCTCCGTCTTCGTTCCGTGACAGACGCGAAGTCATATTCATTCATTTCAAAATAAAAAGGCTGCATTTTTCATGGCAACAGGTCTCATAGCGCTTCTCGATGATGTTGCAGCAATCGCAAAGCTGGCTGCTGCTTCACTCGATGACGTTGCGGCGCAAACGGTCAAGGCCACTGGTAAAGCAGCAGGCGTCGTCATTGATGACGCTGCCGTCACGCCGCGATATGTGGTGGGCCTCAGCCCGGCCCGTGAATTACCAATCATCGCCCGCATTGCACTGGGTTCGTTGAAGAACAAACTTGTGTTTCTTCTACCTGCCGCGCTCCTTCTCGGCTATTTTGCGCCGTGGGTCATTACGCCGCTGCTCATGGTCGGTGGTGTCTACCTCTGCTACGAAGGGGCCGAAAAGCTCTATGCGGTTTTCTTTCCGCATGCTGCGCATGGCCACGAAAAGCAGGTTCTGGGTGAAGAGCTTGATCCGGTCGCTCTTGAAAACCAGAAGGTCAGCGGC is a window of Agrobacterium vaccinii DNA encoding:
- a CDS encoding lipid kinase — protein: MTSNSALLLVNPNSRRGKDSLPEVRRLLERAGIRFTELPANYAGTTSQAIEEHIGLVDRIIVGGGDGSLNGAARGLLKAGLPLGVLPLGTANDFARTIGLPLDLTQAVDVIAKGKSTQIDLGEANGHPFFNVASVGFSADLAMSLTEKAKKRWGKLGYGIVAARLLASSRLFTATLEHDGQTEELRTLQVAVGNGRFYGGGMTVHSDATATDGMLDFYSLEVDHWWRLLALLPSLRKGTHGNWNDVRSFSTKHLTIRTSKPRAVNLDGELKTSTPVTFHIREKAISVFVP